The genomic stretch AAACTTACAGATTCGCGACATCGTAGGGTCCACGCAGCTGGAACTCATGCTCTGCTCCACTGCTGagaattatattttttgactTGCCCTTGATGGAGTAGTTCTGGGCCATCTTTATCATGTCCTTGCGATTGTTGGAGTCGGCAATAGCTGGGGCGTATTTGATCTCGAAGAACATGCCACGACGAACGGCCACCTGGTAGGCCTTTCTGTTGACCGAAAGCCTCGAACCAGCAACAGGATCGAAGGTTATTATGTCCCCTGTGAATGTGGTGCAGCAATGCTGTTGGAGAACGGAGAATAAATGAGAGTTCCAAGAGTTTATACCCTAGGGCGCTTACCGTCAGTGCGGCATCGGTTTTGGGCTGTCCAGCAATAAGATTGAACTTTCTCAGATTATACGAAACACTCTAAACGGGACATAATACATTAGTACGGGAAAAAATAGCATACAATTAATAGCTTACCATCGCATGCGACAGATTTACATCCACATAGAGAATTGTTATCCTCTGCAAAATTCTCAGCTTGTCGGCAAACTCCTTCCGCAAATGCTCGATGCTGTGTGGTGCGGGAAACATCTCGGAGCCACGTTTACCGGCATCCTTTTTGCTGTGGTCGAAGCTCTGGTCGATGGCAATCGTCTTATAGCCCACTAGAGGTTTTGGATAACAATTAATGCATTCCCGCACTCAATCACACTCTAATCAACTCACACTCCACCAATTCGTTGAGTATGGCCCGCATTTGTTTGTCATCTTTGTTGAATGGTACGCAAAAGTCGAAAAATGGTTTGGTTTGTTCCATTTCTTAATGTTATATGCCGCAAGCACGTGCAACTGGTGCTCATGTAAAATTGGTGCACTTCGAtgttaaatataatatttaatagcTATTGAATGTTGGCACTACGAACAAAACTAGTTTTTGAGGTTTCTGTTGCATTGcattaatacaaattaaataaaattcggCGCAAAAAATGTTCTCTGTTTACATTTGATAAATTTATTACATGGCAACAACACGGTATCTACACTTTTGCTACACAATGGAAGGAAAAATAAGGTAGACTCTCACGTTGCGTTCATGATGAATGAAcgaacttaacccacttaacCCCCCTCTTTTTAAACAGGTGAACCACTTGAGTTAAACCGCTAAAAATACAACtaactgtgaagtgttctttctctttttttaatttaaaaaaatgacCACGTGTCATTATGTGTGTTATGTAAACCACAATTAGATTGACCCAAATTACCAACTGATACTAGTTTCAGGCTAGGCAAGTCTAgacatattaaatattataaactGTTATTTTCTGAAAAGAACATAATATACTTGCCATAAACTTGATGTTTATAACAAGCCATTTATTTGAACTGGTGAAGAATTGTTCCAAAATTAGTTGTTGGGAGTTATATAGTGCTGCCAAGGGTTGCAGGTTGGGTAAAGCAAGAGATAAACAAAACAAGCACACGGTTTGCACTATGCCTTCGTCTAATAATCTTGAAATCAATGTTTTGACTTTCTATGGGCGAAATCAGATTGCTCTGCCAGCAGACCAATTAAAATACAAACTACAGCATATATTTCCCTCGCTCACAATGCCTGCTTCCGCCCTATCTggtttttaaatttgaaactATAACTACATTGGGTTCGTTCGCCATATTGTTAAGTGTGACCATGCATTAGAAGCCTTCTGACATTTGCCATTGACGTCATTGACTCCATTTTAGTGTTCACACACATATAGCTTTTTTTTGTCGACGCTAATTTGACTGTGCAATTAACGTTTTTTGATTTAATAAAACAAACGATGAAGATCCCAACCAgtgaaaaaataaatgaatcagCCGATCGCCTTGGGGTGCAAATGAAAGCACAACTGTATACCGGCCTGAGCCACATAAAGAAAAACTTTCAAGACAAGAAAATGTTGAACGCGTACACAGAAGCTCTGATGGCCGTCTCTTCACACGTGACTGCTTCACTCCTCCTTGAAAAGCTAGATCGCATTAGCAGTCAATACCGGACGACTAGCAAAGCCATCGTGAGATGGACCACGGTGGAAATGTCAGGATGTGGGAACGTCGCTGACGCGTACATTTTCGTGTCCCTCAAATACCTGGTAACGCCCGAGACGCTCGAACTGTTCAATTACAAGCGCAATGGCTCACTCGGATCCTTTTCGTTGGACAACCTTTTGACTGCCAATCGATTGAAGCGGCTGCAGACAAAATTGAGTGTGATTTTTAGCTGCCAGAGCATTCAGATACGCGTGATTGAGGGCATACCCGAGCACACGCTGAATGCTGTAATTACTTCAGAATTCGAGGCGGCTGCCACAGATGCTTTGCATTCCTCCTACGACGACGCCACTCTCACTCTCAACCTCTCGCGTTTTCACGCCAAGCCGGAACTGAGCCCTCACTTTTGCCCCTTATACGTGGACAAGTTTTTGGAGGGCGTTCTGCGCTTAATATCCAAAGAAACGCCCCAGGTGTCTAAGATCGTTCTCAGAGACAACTACTTGTGCTCGCTGAAGGCATTTAGTGTGATTCCTAATGGATTGTTAGCCGGCTTGGATTGCCTGGATATAAGCTCGAACAAAATTGGCGATCTACGCGAACTACAGTATCTGACCAATCTGAATTTGAAGAATCTAATCCTACAGGGCAATGGGGTGGCTAATCCAAAAAATGACATTCTAGCCATTCTTCCCCAACTCCAGAACGTGGAGAGATGTCGCCAATCGCAGAACAAGGAGAACGTTTCTATGGGTCGGCCAAAATTGAAGCTGTTCGATGGTACAGTACCCGTAAACTTCGTCAATAACATCATCCATAATTTCTACCAGTTATTCGATCATCCCGATCAACGCTCCCAGCTGGAGCAATGCTACCACGAGTTGGCCACGTTCTCCTTGAGTGTGACGGAGGCGATGAAGCAGGTCTCTGCCTACAGGCTCTACAATCGCAATTACACGAGCCCACAATCTGCTTTTGCCCGCTCGGCAAAGCTGCAGGTTGGTCGTAAGGCTGTGGTCCATGCTCTGGGTCGCTTGCCCAAGATGGAAACCTATCTCCCAGGACTCAACGTAGATATACAGATGTCCACTTCTCACGTGCGCATTTTCACCATTACTGGCCGCTTTACGGAATACAGCTCCACTGGCCAAGATCTGCGTAACTTCCAGCGCAACTTTGTATTGGAGCGGCAAGAATCACCAACCATCTGGTTGATAAAAAACGATATGCTCTGCATAATTCCAGCCATTGAGAATAAGTGTATTAATCGGTACAAGGCTTTGAACGAGTCCCATGGGCACTCTGGGCTGGAGCAAATTAACATCAATACGGCAACGTCACCACGAATATCAAAAATTCGCGAAAGCTTGGGCGGAAATACACTACTCAAGGAAATAAATGCAGTGTCTCCAATCATTCGGAGCACGCCTGCAGAACTAAAGGATATGCATCGTTTAAATGGGCCTGGTGCAAGTTTATATTCAAATGGTCAGGACTTCATATCCGAGCACCTACAACAAGATGTCCTGATACCAGATAAAAATGATGATAACTTGACCGATGATTCCGATGATTCCGATAAGCTCGTCATCAAAATAGAAAAAGAGTTTGATCTATAACATAGTTCAGAATCCTAATTAATTACTTAAACACTTCTCAAATACACTgacacacacaaccacataattatagaaaagaaaaaaggagTCCGTAGTCCTTATATTACTTCCCTAAAAAACCTACAAACACAACTCGAAGACCTTCACCCGCATCAAGCGACGGAATCTGCAGTTCGTGAGTAGAAATTAATTCTCTTGAATTTTTCATGCCAAAGCTATTTCCCATCTAATCCCATATGTATTTCTGCAGATCCAACATTCATCTTCAATCAACGAGAGTGGCACACCGACGATGCTGCAACTGGATATTGGAGGTCTAGTCACTTCCTGCAGGACACATCGCCGCCGTCTTCCATCGTGATCACCTCGGCAGACTTTAGCAATCTCAACTTTCTTCAATCCACAATCAGCCAATCCAATCAGAAGCTGAGCCTCACTACCACTCCGATCAACCAGACGGACAACGGCATAAACAGGGGCGCAAGGTCCTGGAATCGCTGACATTGCGTGAGGTGGATCGCATTCTGATGAACAGCACGGAGAGCATACCCAAATCCCCTGGACGCAGATCGCACCATGCTGATGTCTATGCGCCCACCCTGTCCATGTTCATCCGGTGGTCTTTTCACCTGCACGCTCATGCTGCAATCCGGGTCTGAATCCCTGCCGGTCGATGATCCAAACTTGATTATATAATAGAGAGATAACTTTTGCACTGCTTTCACCTAGATGCCATCAAAGTaaaccatttaaaaaataaaatacaaacatttcaaattttttaattgaaatttgatGCCGCCGGCATCAGCAGTTGAGTCGGATTCGGAGGCTCGGCGGTGGCCCACATCCACAAGTCCAACGAGAAGGCCAATCATCAGGCGGCAGCCATGAACAGGAAGAACatcagccccagtcccagtgcgCCGTCCTGTTCGTTTCGTAGCGGCTTTCTGCGAAGACGCAACGTGCTCGATGCGGACAGTGAGCCATCGaccagccagcaggcagcagaggCCAGGCAGAatgcctccacctcctccatgGAGATTACCATTGCCAGTGGCAAGGCAAAGCACCGGGGCAAGGCCCGCAAGGATATGGAGATTGAGGCTAGAGTTGAGGTGCTCGAGGACATGATACCCATGTCGATCAACCGAGCAGGTTTGCCGGTCGTGCGGCCAGATTTGGAGCAGGCGCCTACGGATGATAGGAATGGCGGGAGGAAGGGAGATGGGGTCGATACACGCGTGTCCTTTGATGAAAGGCCTCCCGATAGGCCACAATCCAAGTCGCGGTTCAGCTTATTTTCCAGAGGAAGCTCTATCAGCTTAACTGGATGGCGTAGTCATCGCGGAACGGTGTCATCCATTGCCACGCCCATAGCGCTGGGGGCCTCCATGGTGGTGCTGATGATCCTGCCGATGCAGGACTTCCTACGCGGTGTCTTCGCCACAATGCTGTTCAAGGCTCTAATGGACTCCTGCGGCAAACACCTGCGCTGGGTCTTTGATCATTTCATGTTCTCCGCCCATCCGGAAAGGGGTGTCTTCGGGATACCGAACTACGAGGACATGCCCATCTGTGAGATCCCATCGTCGGCGGATCAAAGGACGATTGTGACATACTCGGGCTGGATGAACGAGATAGACAGCTACGATCCGCACACCTTCTCCTTCCACCTGACACGATCAATCTATGTGCGACTGGATGGCTGCATCCTGAATATGTCCGGCACCCAAGCGAGGATACCGAAGCGTTGCATGTGGAACGAGCAGCCCATCGATACCAAGAAGGTCCTTTTCACCGATCATCGCTCCTATGATCTGAGGGACTGTCGCGTTGAGCTACTGCCCGAAGGCCTGGCCAAGAAGCGGTGAACATTTGCTCCTTGAGAAGGACCTCTCTTCAACACTCATATTTAATTGTCTTCTTTTGCAGCTACTTCAATCGCAAGTATCCCATCCAGCTGACCATCCAGAACGCCTGTAAGTCACCCTCGGCTAGTCTGTCAACTGAATCTCTGTTGATCTCAACGCTCAGGCTGGAGTCCAAGGAGGCCCGAACATCACTAAGCCTTGCCGAGGGCTCCACGCCAGCCGCTGAGGATCAGGATAAACAGAATCTTGCCGCAGACATGAGACGCATTCaatcgaactcgaactcgaactctgAACAATCTCGGAACAATGTCTATGCGGACGTGGAGCTGAACGACATCTCGGTGCCCTGTGGCGATGAGGTTCGCCTGTTGCTCTTCACGCGATGTGACCGGGAGAAGGAGGACTGGTATCGCCGCTTCATCGCCGCCAGCAAGGGGCGTGTCCATGAGCAGGAGCTTCAGGTGCCGATGGCACGTTTTGTGGAGGACACTGACCTGCAGATGGCCGccgccaggcaggcagcagcccgCATGGACGACGCCATGGGTGGACTCAAGGTGAGCAGGTGCTTTCGTGTTTTATCTCGACCCCGGTCGTTAATATACGAGTACCTTGCACTTACCATAGGCGGTCCCGAAGGATAATCAGATGGATAATCGGAGCTTGGGCGAGGTATCGTTTGCCACCACTGTGACTGAAGGTCAGCAGACGCCCGATTTAGAGATCGAAGAGATAACCTTGGATGATTTACTTACCGAGGCGCCAAAGGAGGAGACATTCGAGGGAATGATCATGAGTTCCGATGTGTCTAGGAATCCTCCAGATTATGTCCGTTTCATGTCCGTCTACCAGGTGTGGCTCCTTTTCTCCCTCCGATTTTTCACTTGTAGTTTTCTATTTTTCTCTTCGATCCATGTAGAAAGCTTGCCGACAGTCCCAGATCCCAGTTACCAAAGTATCCCGCCTCGAGAACGGCTCAGAGAAAAAGAAAGTATGTTTGTTGGTTTGATTTTCTGCCTATTTGACATTTTAATGTGCGAAAGACCAAATAATAAGCAACATTCCTACATAGAATCGGCGCGCCAAGCGCCAAGAACATGAATTATGGAAGGGCGTTAACCATTCCCTGTTTCTGGGCCCCTCCGGCAGCGTAGTCTGGGCCAATGTCCTGATGGGGCGGTGCCTCTTCAGCATGCTGCATGACGCGATACTCCAAGAAAGGATCAAGGAATTTCTGCAGAAGAAGCTCAACTCCGTTAAGGTAAGTGGAAAAAAGTCAAAGAATCATTTGTAGAGACCTTTTTATGGCTGTGATTGGTCCCACAGTTGCCCAGCTACATGGAGGAGGTGATCATAACGAACATCTATATGGGCGGATCGCCCGTGCTGTGCCATCGAGTCTCCCAGCCTATGCTGGACGAGCGCGGTGTGTGGGTGGATGCGGACCTCACCTACGAGGGACTGGCTCACATTACGGTGACCACCAAGCTCAATTTGCGGCGAATCCGAGCCAAGGCCAAGGCCACGCCATTGCAAGCCGAAAGCGTTCCCAGCGCATCGGCCCAGCGAGATCTACCTCAGTATATGGGGGACGATGACACACCGATGGACAGCACGACCGCCATCTACGACAGCGATGGCGGGAGTAGTGGCTCCTCCGACGAAGTTGACAGCCCACCGACGGGCGCCACAACTGAGAATGCGTCCAGGACTGAGTAAGTTCCCCTCTTCCATGCTGGATTCCTGCTGAATTCCCGCTGAATTCCCGCTGATATCCTCTCTGCGATTGTTTCAGCTCCCAAAACACGCCGAGGAAAACACAAAGCATCTTCAAGATGGTCCAACGGAAAGCCGGATCAAAACTATCCCGATATGTCAATGAGCTGCCGTACGTGCAGCGACGCATAGAGAGAATGAATGCAAACATCACGCTGCGCGTTGATCTCAATGGCATGGTGGCTCGTGGGACAATCAACATACCGCCCCCGCCGTCCGATCGGGTGTGGTTGTGCTTCCGGGGGCCACCACGATTGTGGATATCCACGAAGCCTCAAGTGGGCGACAAGTCCGTCGACTGGACATTTGTTACCAACGTCATTGAGAGCAAGCTGTGCGAGACTGTCAACAAGTTTTTAGTCTACCCGAATATGGTGGATGTTACCATACCCCTCCTGGCCAAACCCAGCTACGAGGACGAGTAGCCCAACTAAATGTCTAAACGCATATTATCATTTGACACAAAGTGTGTGCACATTCAGAATCTCCCACGTAAATTTAACCAGCATAATACATGAGAACTTTTTCCATGATGTACATTTAGAGTGAAAAATTTCTTAATTAGGGCTAAGGTTGAGTTTGGCCAAGGCCAAACGATTCGCCAACGATTGAAACGCCGATTTCAGCAAAAACTGTGGAAATATTTCGATAAAATTCATTTTAGAATTTTGTACATTGATGTCTTTTAAAAATGGTTTGGAATTCACCCAAAAGCGATTTATACTTTTCTTCTCACAATAAATTCTGAGGTTACCGAAAGCCGAGATTGTCCCATttttctgggttttttttttagatagtTAAATATCTAAGAAAGGCTTTGTGGAAGAACTTTCTTCATCTTTCTTGTATAAACAGctgaaaaaactgaaaaaattAACCTCTTTTTGGATTTTAACAGCTTTTAAcatcaaaatacaaattaataatGAACTTATATTTCAGTTATTCAAATTAGTTAATAAATGTAGAAAATAATATCGGAACAGAGTGATTTgaaacttttaatttattggCCTTGGCGGACCCGTCCATGAAAATGCTTTTGCATTGTAAGTAACAATTAAAGTTCGATAtttaacacacaaaaatatctACATTCTTTTATAAGTCGACATAGGAACAATTAGAATAGTCATTTCCTGCACAAATTCACTTAAACCGAACGAACATCAGGGAACATTCCCTGCCACGACAGGCGGCACAGGATCACAAACCAGATTCTCAGTGCGGACGCCGGAATCGTTGTTCTCCTCTATTTGGGAATGTTCCTGGTACTTTTTGGCCTTGGCTCGTCTCGATTTGATTAGTATACCATGGCCGCGACAGTCGCAGTCCTCGCCATAGCACTTGTCCTTGCAGCACACGCGGCATAGATTGAATTCACACTTTGATCCCTGCGGATTGGCGCATACTGTGCAGTATTGCAGTCGCCGTTCATGTCGTTGGTGGACCTGGTCCTCGGTTTTATTGGGTCGCCGCTGGCGTCTCCGCAGCTTCTTCATGCGTTTCCGGGAGATTTCATTGCCATCTTTGTCAAAGTATTGACGCTTTGTGCGATTCGGATCAATGGCTGCCAGCTCTTTTTCGGCAATTTTCTGACGATGGGATTCGGGGGAGGCGCGTATGTACGGCTGGCAGAGCCAGGGTGAAAGCTCGAGCTTCTATCAAGGTAAAAACGTATgaaatttatagatttttcTTTAACTTTTTTAACTTACATCTGTACTAATGGTGGCATCCATTTCCTCCGGTACATACTCTACTTCCTTCTTATGATAGGGCTCATATTTGGCCTGGACCTTGTCCACAACCGCTTGGAACTGCACTAACTGGTTCGAAGTGGCCAGCGTGTCCCTAAGCTCTGAATTCTGTCGTATGTTCATGCTATAAACAGTCAGGAAAGTTCTCTTTAAAGGGCCACAAAATAGACATTTATCTGTGTAATCTCACATGTGATGGAAGAGCTTGAAGAGGTGTCCTCTGATATAAGAGCTGGGACAGGGATACAGATCCACAAATTCTAAGTACTCTTTGGCCACTTGCCAGACGGGCGGTGCTAGGCCTTGAAAGATGGCCGGATTATGTAGATTACCCTCGGCAGTCATCACACCATCCACGCCCGTCTCGTCCAGACACCGGTGGACATCCTCCAGTCCCAGTATATTGCCATTGGCGAACATCGGTATTTTCAGGTGCTGTCGCACTTCCTGTATGTAACTCCAATCGGCCACACCTGTCAGGGGTCCCTTCTGCTCTCTGGTCCGGCCATGAACGGTGAGGAGCTGACAGCCGGCAGCCTCCAGCATTTTGGCATATCGTAAGGTTTTCTCTCGATCCTCGAAGATGCGGATTTTGCAGGTTACCGGAACGGATAGCTTCTCGTGCAGCGTCCTGACTAAGAGAGAGAAATGAATTCATTATAATATAAAACCTTTAAGTTAATTCCACTCACCAATATCCGTCAGCAGCTCCCATTCGTCCTGCAGAAATGAGCCATAGTGTCCCCTCTTGGCGATTGCCTGTGGACACCCCAGATTTATGTCCACAGCATCGCAATGATCCTGCGCCAACAGCGCAGCATCCAGTATCTGTTGAGCATCATTCCCGCAAAACTGAATGATCAGCGGCCTATCCTCTGGACACGTTTGCAGTGCATCCTTGCGATACTTGGGATCGTGGGCGAACAAATTGGCATGGTACATGGGCGAGTAGCAGAGTTCGGCTCCATAGCGACGGCAGAGCATGCGCCAGGCCAGCTCGCTTTGGTCCACCATGGGCGCCACCACATACCGCGGGGATCCCAGAGTACGGCGATAGAAGTCATACCCCAACAGTTTGGTATTCTCTGTCTCGCCTCCCTCATCGTTGACCATCGTTTAATAAAGTTGTAAACTCTAAGAAATATAGAAGGAAATATCTTGCTGTTGAGTAAATTTATATACTTATTTATTTGAGCTTTAAGATTTGAATAAGTATTCACTAGGAAATTATTAGGCACTACAACTACGATCGCAGAGATTTCATCGTAAAAAGTATCGAATCGTGGCAATTTATGTCGATATTTGCACGAATGTGTCCGTTACTTTACAGTACATATGCACCGAATACATAGCCACTCATTATTCAATTGAAAACGAATGAGTAATGAAagaatattaattattatgaTTGACCCTTTCCTTAGGCATTGACTCTCAAGTGTTTTGCCCCTCGACTTACTCATCTGGCAAATTAGTTGACAAATGTCCGCAATGCTGGTGAAAATTGTGGCTCATTTTTTAAACCCCTTGGGCTTAAGGGCTGGGGGGAGTTGGTTCCATCACCACAAAGGTGTTTTGTGGCAACTAATTAGGGACACATTAGCCAGAACTGGGTGCGGCCGAGCGTAGGGCTGGGGTTGAGCCACGCACAGGTGGACAAAGTGCAAAAGCTAAACAAATTTACATTGAGCTGTtgacaaaaaaacaaaggagGAACACACGTGGTAGGTGGAGAAAGCTGCACTGGGGGAAAATATTCAAAGCAGACCAACAAAATGTCATCGGATACTGTCCTAAAATGCCAATATGATTATAGCAAAGAATCTATAGAGGATCCCTCGATTGGTTGGGCTGTACTTTTACCCTGGATTCGGAGGCTAACAATCTTCGACAAGGTCCCAATAAAACTCTATAAATGGAAATATCAGGAAGATCAAAGGCTGCACCTATTCCATTTGTTGGATATTTTGTATCAATCGAGAGCATATATTATTTTCAAAACTGATTTCTCAGTGTAGCAGTATGGGATTGCCTTTGATAGTGCAGTATTGGGGGCATTGGGTATTGGGTATTTTCAAAGTTGGAGTCTAACGTTTCACTTTCATTGCAAGTGCACTTCCAATTGCAGTTActtgttggcttttgttcCAATTAACTGGGTGCatcgccgccgcctcctctaTTTGCTAGCTTACTTGcatattttcttttcattttcattttcacttttcttcAACCGTTTTTCGTTTAcgttttcgctttcgtttttGGGGCTTGGCCCAGTCACAGAAGCGTGAAAATTGCGCTTCGAGTCAatgcacagcagcagcaaaaagtgtggcagtggctgtggcagtggcaacaacaacagaaactaAGTACTTCTCGTAACATAGTATAACAAAAGGCCTTACTAATTGAGTTATTCGAGTTGTGCATGCACTTCAAAATCTTCTTAGCAGCTTAACGAAATTTTCAACTTGGGGATCGCACTGTTAGAGCAACAAAGTTAAATGGCTTAAAAGTACAGTCTGGCAAGGGGCTATAAGGTGGCTTTGGGTGGGTACAATCGATCTCTTGTGATGAAATGTTGACCATTGTTGGAAAAGGCTATTACCTCAAATAAGATTTATCAATGAAATATCTGTTATTAAATAAGAACGAAAGTTATCGCAATTAGTCAATTGTCGACTGCAGCAATATCGAACTTCAAGGCGAGCTATCGATTATTTTATCGAGCTCTATTATGGAAGCTTTTATCAAGCTAATATCGGGTTTGGTTATCATTATCGACAATCGTTCTTTTGTACTAAAGACGAGA from Drosophila pseudoobscura strain MV-25-SWS-2005 chromosome 4, UCI_Dpse_MV25, whole genome shotgun sequence encodes the following:
- the Rpp30 gene encoding ribonuclease P protein subunit p30; the encoded protein is MEQTKPFFDFCVPFNKDDKQMRAILNELVELGYKTIAIDQSFDHSKKDAGKRGSEMFPAPHSIEHLRKEFADKLRILQRITILYVDVNLSHAMSVSYNLRKFNLIAGQPKTDAALTHCCTTFTGDIITFDPVAGSRLSVNRKAYQVAVRRGMFFEIKYAPAIADSNNRKDMIKMAQNYSIKGKSKNIILSSGAEHEFQLRGPYDVANLAFIFGLSEDQGKNAVDRFCRQIFLRAESRRLGKTIMFVKGNGPIVFSDDDQSGAEDDEMDGLGTEMSKDVQNEEQTEIKPPIKRLKVA
- the Nxf3 gene encoding nuclear RNA export factor 1, giving the protein MKIPTSEKINESADRLGVQMKAQLYTGLSHIKKNFQDKKMLNAYTEALMAVSSHVTASLLLEKLDRISSQYRTTSKAIVRWTTVEMSGCGNVADAYIFVSLKYLVTPETLELFNYKRNGSLGSFSLDNLLTANRLKRLQTKLSVIFSCQSIQIRVIEGIPEHTLNAVITSEFEAAATDALHSSYDDATLTLNLSRFHAKPELSPHFCPLYVDKFLEGVLRLISKETPQVSKIVLRDNYLCSLKAFSVIPNGLLAGLDCLDISSNKIGDLRELQYLTNLNLKNLILQGNGVANPKNDILAILPQLQNVERCRQSQNKENVSMGRPKLKLFDGTVPVNFVNNIIHNFYQLFDHPDQRSQLEQCYHELATFSLSVTEAMKQVSAYRLYNRNYTSPQSAFARSAKLQVGRKAVVHALGRLPKMETYLPGLNVDIQMSTSHVRIFTITGRFTEYSSTGQDLRNFQRNFVLERQESPTIWLIKNDMLCIIPAIENKCINRYKALNESHGHSGLEQININTATSPRISKIRESLGGNTLLKEINAVSPIIRSTPAELKDMHRLNGPGASLYSNGQDFISEHLQQDVLIPDKNDDNLTDDSDDSDKLVIKIEKEFDL
- the LOC6903558 gene encoding testis-expressed protein 2-like, whose amino-acid sequence is MNRKNISPSPSAPSCSFRSGFLRRRNVLDADSEPSTSQQAAEARQNASTSSMEITIASGKAKHRGKARKDMEIEARVEVLEDMIPMSINRAGLPVVRPDLEQAPTDDRNGGRKGDGVDTRVSFDERPPDRPQSKSRFSLFSRGSSISLTGWRSHRGTVSSIATPIALGASMVVLMILPMQDFLRGVFATMLFKALMDSCGKHLRWVFDHFMFSAHPERGVFGIPNYEDMPICEIPSSADQRTIVTYSGWMNEIDSYDPHTFSFHLTRSIYVRLDGCILNMSGTQARIPKRCMWNEQPIDTKKVLFTDHRSYDLRDCRVELLPEGLAKKRYFNRKYPIQLTIQNACKSPSASLSTESLLISTLRLESKEARTSLSLAEGSTPAAEDQDKQNLAADMRRIQSNSNSNSEQSRNNVYADVELNDISVPCGDEVRLLLFTRCDREKEDWYRRFIAASKGRVHEQELQVPMARFVEDTDLQMAAARQAAARMDDAMGGLKAVPKDNQMDNRSLGEVSFATTVTEGQQTPDLEIEEITLDDLLTEAPKEETFEGMIMSSDVSRNPPDYVRFMSVYQKACRQSQIPVTKVSRLENGSEKKKNRRAKRQEHELWKGVNHSLFLGPSGSVVWANVLMGRCLFSMLHDAILQERIKEFLQKKLNSVKLPSYMEEVIITNIYMGGSPVLCHRVSQPMLDERGVWVDADLTYEGLAHITVTTKLNLRRIRAKAKATPLQAESVPSASAQRDLPQYMGDDDTPMDSTTAIYDSDGGSSGSSDEVDSPPTGATTENASRTDSQNTPRKTQSIFKMVQRKAGSKLSRYVNELPYVQRRIERMNANITLRVDLNGMVARGTINIPPPPSDRVWLCFRGPPRLWISTKPQVGDKSVDWTFVTNVIESKLCETVNKFLVYPNMVDVTIPLLAKPSYEDE
- the Dus1 gene encoding tRNA-dihydrouridine(16/17) synthase [NAD(P)(+)]-like; its protein translation is MVNDEGGETENTKLLGYDFYRRTLGSPRYVVAPMVDQSELAWRMLCRRYGAELCYSPMYHANLFAHDPKYRKDALQTCPEDRPLIIQFCGNDAQQILDAALLAQDHCDAVDINLGCPQAIAKRGHYGSFLQDEWELLTDIVRTLHEKLSVPVTCKIRIFEDREKTLRYAKMLEAAGCQLLTVHGRTREQKGPLTGVADWSYIQEVRQHLKIPMFANGNILGLEDVHRCLDETGVDGVMTAEGNLHNPAIFQGLAPPVWQVAKEYLEFVDLYPCPSSYIRGHLFKLFHHIMNIRQNSELRDTLATSNQLVQFQAVVDKVQAKYEPYHKKEVEYVPEEMDATISTDKLELSPWLCQPYIRASPESHRQKIAEKELAAIDPNRTKRQYFDKDGNEISRKRMKKLRRRQRRPNKTEDQVHQRHERRLQYCTVCANPQGSKCEFNLCRVCCKDKCYGEDCDCRGHGILIKSRRAKAKKYQEHSQIEENNDSGVRTENLVCDPVPPVVAGNVP